One stretch of Fibrobacter sp. DNA includes these proteins:
- a CDS encoding polyphosphate polymerase domain-containing protein, which yields MVNTEVEQKIGVSTAVTPSLLNRYEAKYLIPFSMIGPIVEFIKPYCSYDKYSALSEDRFYKVNSLYFDTPDYLFLHQRIYKAEKRFNMRIRSYGDHPVMPYFFEIKQRLGDIIRKIRAKIDDPDYAELFNRSGVEIRDGEDQKNELHRELFYRTASKYNAAPVVLVQYRRQAFFSTCDDYARVTFDIDIHAMEKRSYDPVPEKGKIFRCSTGFDGERNVILELKCFKDSVPSWMIDLIRAFQLQRRGFSKYSTCLQNVFDRKTQDQLLSYNPSRCASFFRG from the coding sequence ATGGTAAACACAGAAGTTGAGCAGAAGATCGGGGTTTCAACCGCTGTCACCCCATCCTTGCTTAACAGGTACGAGGCCAAATACCTCATTCCATTCTCAATGATCGGACCCATTGTTGAGTTTATTAAACCATATTGTTCCTATGACAAGTATTCGGCCTTATCTGAGGACCGGTTCTATAAAGTCAATAGTCTGTATTTCGATACTCCGGATTACCTGTTTCTGCATCAGAGGATATATAAAGCGGAGAAGCGTTTCAATATGCGGATCCGTTCTTATGGCGATCATCCGGTGATGCCCTATTTCTTTGAAATAAAGCAGCGGCTTGGTGATATAATCCGGAAGATCAGGGCAAAGATAGATGATCCTGATTACGCAGAACTTTTCAACAGATCAGGTGTAGAGATCAGGGACGGTGAGGATCAGAAAAACGAACTTCACAGGGAACTGTTTTATCGCACAGCAAGCAAGTATAATGCAGCTCCGGTAGTTCTGGTTCAATACCGGCGGCAGGCTTTTTTTTCCACCTGCGATGATTACGCAAGAGTGACCTTTGATATAGACATTCATGCCATGGAAAAAAGAAGTTATGATCCTGTACCGGAGAAGGGAAAGATTTTCCGTTGCAGTACAGGTTTTGACGGTGAACGGAATGTAATTCTGGAACTTAAGTGTTTCAAAGATTCAGTCCCGTCCTGGATGATAGACCTGATCAGAGCATTTCAGCTCCAGCGGAGGGGTTTTTCGAAATACTCGACATGTCTTCAAAATGTCTTTGACAGAAAAACTCAGGATCAGTTGCTTTCATACAACCCTTCACGATGCGCTTCTTTTTTCAGGGGGTAA
- a CDS encoding lamin tail domain-containing protein, with protein MSSPVLLKRLLLTVAAGLLAGCVLINNPNDITAREELYNLIISEIHYNPLPSGQCSSDSLEFIEIFNGSGKEISLKQVAFDDGISYSFSSEESILHGEYIVLASCAECFETKYGFPPHGEFSGNLKNSGERIALKDMSKERVFLSIEYSDKGPWPEKADGLGYSLVPLSTSPGFDLTDARNWRASACKNGSPGRADPSVVYVNEVLTHTDPPQQDAIELFNPGLSPVDISGWYLTDDKSTPAKFRIPDGTVIEAKGYLVFYHSDFSADPSLPYPFSLSANGEEVYLFSDPSNPVNGFSHGFSFDAIENGVSFGRHINSSGQERFTTFSELTLGKANSDPYLSQVVITEIMYNPPNGRDEYVEIKNCGSETVSLFDEGYPENTWILKGFGFAFPQGVSLKSEQRALIITDTIPAEEFRSLYDVPEDVPIFSGASGGLRNSGDTLTLMSPEEPFLDGIKTVVPYKVVERVEYSDKGLWPVSADGGGKSLIRKNTDQFSDDPANWMAGNPSPGR; from the coding sequence TTGAGCAGTCCGGTACTGTTGAAGCGACTTCTTCTTACTGTTGCTGCAGGTCTGCTTGCAGGCTGTGTGCTTATTAACAATCCCAATGATATCACTGCACGTGAGGAGCTTTATAATCTCATTATCAGCGAGATCCATTACAATCCTCTACCGTCAGGACAATGCTCATCAGACAGTCTGGAATTTATAGAAATATTCAACGGAAGCGGCAAGGAAATTTCTCTGAAACAGGTAGCCTTTGATGACGGGATCAGTTATTCATTTTCATCAGAGGAGAGTATTCTGCACGGAGAATACATCGTGTTGGCATCCTGTGCCGAGTGTTTCGAGACAAAATACGGATTTCCGCCGCATGGAGAGTTCAGCGGTAATCTTAAAAATTCCGGTGAACGAATAGCCTTGAAAGATATGAGCAAAGAGAGAGTTTTTCTATCAATTGAATACAGTGACAAAGGTCCCTGGCCGGAGAAAGCGGACGGACTGGGATACTCGCTTGTGCCGCTCTCTACATCACCGGGATTTGATCTGACAGATGCCCGTAACTGGCGTGCATCGGCGTGCAAAAACGGGTCACCTGGCAGAGCCGACCCCTCTGTTGTATACGTAAACGAAGTGCTTACCCATACCGATCCTCCCCAGCAGGACGCAATAGAGCTTTTCAATCCCGGATTGTCACCGGTTGATATCAGCGGATGGTATCTGACAGACGACAAATCGACCCCGGCGAAATTCCGTATCCCGGACGGGACAGTGATAGAGGCAAAAGGATATCTGGTATTTTACCATAGCGATTTTTCTGCAGATCCCTCACTCCCCTATCCGTTCAGCCTGAGTGCCAACGGTGAGGAAGTCTATCTCTTTTCAGACCCATCAAATCCTGTCAACGGTTTCTCTCACGGGTTTTCTTTTGACGCAATCGAAAACGGAGTCTCTTTTGGACGCCACATAAACAGTTCAGGTCAGGAGAGATTTACTACCTTCAGCGAACTTACCCTCGGAAAGGCTAATTCCGATCCATATCTGAGCCAGGTCGTCATTACAGAAATAATGTACAACCCACCCAACGGACGTGATGAATACGTGGAGATAAAAAACTGCGGTTCTGAGACTGTTTCACTGTTTGATGAGGGTTATCCGGAGAACACATGGATTCTCAAAGGCTTTGGTTTTGCATTTCCTCAGGGAGTGTCCCTTAAAAGCGAACAGAGGGCCCTGATAATCACAGATACCATTCCGGCGGAAGAATTCAGGTCTTTATACGATGTGCCCGAAGATGTACCCATTTTCAGCGGTGCAAGCGGAGGCCTGCGTAACAGTGGTGACACTTTGACTCTGATGTCTCCGGAGGAACCGTTTTTGGATGGAATCAAGACTGTTGTACCTTACAAAGTAGTAGAGAGAGTAGAGTACAGCGATAAGGGTTTATGGCCGGTATCTGCGGATGGTGGAGGGAAGTCTCTGATTCGGAAAAACACGGATCAGTTTTCAGATGATCCTGCAAACTGGATGGCAGGTAATCCTTCTCCTGGAAGATAA